TGTAAGGATGAATCGATGATTCAGAAGCATAACGTTATTGCGAGtctatagaaagaaaatattacttGCTTATTCTACCATGTTAAACTAATTGAACATTGATAAAATGATGAGACACATAACTTTTTTAAGCAGTCAGGGAACCTTTTGAGCCAAGTTTTGCTCACCATACAAAAACATCTCTTGGTCCAATCTAAGGTCGGTTGTCCACATCAAGATCAGGGAATttacatgaaattactttaTCGGGTGATACATCCCAAGGATTGTACCAATGAAAAACTCAAAGGAGATTTTGCATTCCTTTGACAAATCCtccgaaaattaaattagtGCAAAAGTATAACATATCTTATAAAGTGCATTTGATATGACAACAAAGATTATCTCAAGAAGATAAAAATCCTGAGGAATTCATCTTCAGTACAAATAGAGATAGAGATAAACGAGGTTTAGCCCACGCAAAGAAGTCGCTAACACTAATATGTCATAACACTATTTATCTTCCTTGATGAAAAATACCATCTTTTTCATCAAATTCACAGCATTATCACAAGTAggattaaacaaatgaaatacaTGATCCTCCCCTGGTGCATCCATCACTTCCACAACTCCTTTCCATCCACTCTTACTAAGCACCTCCTTGTAATACCACCCTTTGTGTAGAAAAATATCCTTCTCAGCAACACAAATTAGAACCCTATTGCAACCTAAACTCGAGAGTCTCGGGTCCATTGTCGGGTTTATTAGCGGGTCATCACAGCCAACGTTGGTTGGTTTCACTATGTTCCAGGACCGTTTGACCAAGGACCTCTTCTCAGGTTCGGTTGTCTCCAAAGGCAACGGTTCATTGCCCCAGAAGAAAGGATGCACCATAATAACTCCTGAAACTTCAATTCCCTCTGGCTTTTCCTCTCCCAATCGAATGCTCATGTTGTGAACTATGTTGGCACCTGCACTATCTCCAGCCAGGAATACCTAAGAAGAACGAAAAAAGACCTAGTTAAACTAATTGACAAGATAATAGATTGTTGTTTTGGTCAGCGTTGCTTGAATGTATATCAATGGAGAGAGCATGTTTAAGGTgttacaatttttaaatagtatATTATCCactcatctaataacttaaacaTTTAAACTAATTAGTAATGTCCCCATAAAATTTTACATGGTATTAGAGTATGAGATAGTGCAAGTTTGGAATTGACTATAGATTTTATTATAGTGATACTACCACCAATTGATTGAGcaccaatttatgatttattatatCGTCAACCTAAAGTGCACATCGACTTTATCTTTAGTGGCTCGTGAAAAGCTagtatttcattattttattatgatAATAGTGCAATTAGAGCGATCAACTTATGGTCTGCCCGCTTGGCTCTCCTAATCCGAGAGATAAATAAGCATAAGAAAGCTTGACCCAGTCATTTTTGGCCCAATCCTGAGCTTCCCCAATTTGGAAATTACtataaaatagttttatatgaCGGGTGAACTTGGGCAACACGCTAGACTTGACCTTCAGATTCAACCTAACTCAGCCCTTGCCCTTCTAATGATCATCTATGTCCAATTATACGCAACAACCGACAACTTCTACTTTTTATTTACTGATGCATATCATCTGGCAAGAATGAAAACTACTCTCATAGTACAAGTTCATATAAGATGGCTGTGGGGGAGTCGTATGAAATTATTTATCATTGTCAAAATATCTAACCATTTTAGACAGCAGAATTCTATTGTTCCATACCCAAAatgatgggacttcttttgttGGGGAAAACTAATCAATCGGTATTGGCACCTAATTTAAACTcatcttttagaaatagaggataatatttaattatagagggaaattttgaaaaaaaattgaattaaaaaaaattgaatatttgttttcacttaattaatgaaaatcatgcaatatgcaatacaatattaactaaatgacttaattctaatgacatgcaatttctaattaaatgaacctagcaatgatcactaaatggcatgcatttcatgaatctaattctaaatgacatgcaatgacattttttattttttttttaaaatgcaatctatcctagggattaaaattaatttatcctatgttatttttgtaatttttcttgaaaattcggaattaggaaaaatgtgaaaattatttaactagattaagattctatttaatttgcattaggaattaggttaagccaaatcctaatttaaactaaaatattatcttaacccaaataatcataaaatgcaatttatttaatatctaaacttataataaattaggaaaactattatctagaattaaactaagtgcaatttaccATAATATGCAGTGACGTATAAAATATGCCCTAAATCTACATGATGAGGCGATTCGTTTCTTTCCTGAACGAGAACGAGATCAGTCAGGGGTGATGGCgattgctcttcttttcttctcttcgaTTGGTATGGTGACTGCTTATGGTGTtgaataaattcataaataagGTGTATGTCGAGATTTT
This Eucalyptus grandis isolate ANBG69807.140 chromosome 7, ASM1654582v1, whole genome shotgun sequence DNA region includes the following protein-coding sequences:
- the LOC104455376 gene encoding probable carboxylesterase 12 — its product is MGCPLRLPVLVYFHRGRFIDHSASSPTYHSHLNTLVAEANVIAISVNYRRAPEHPLPVAYDDSWTALKWVASHSARNGLEEWLTSNANLKKVFLAGDSAGANIVHNMSIRLGEEKPEGIEVSGVIMVHPFFWGNEPLPLETTEPEKRSLVKRSWNIVKPTNVGCDDPLINPTMDPRLSSLGCNRVLICVAEKDIFLHKGWYYKEVLSKSGWKGVVEVMDAPGEDHVFHLFNPTCDNAVNLMKKMVFFIKEDK